The Chryseobacterium sp. G0186 genome includes the window GATGAAGTGACGGACTGAAAAATAAGGCTTGTCATTCAATATTAGATCTAAATACTTTGGTGTAGAGAATGTCATCCAGTATTTATCACTATTTGTGAATTCAATGGTTACTTCTACAGCATCGGATTCCTCATCTAGTATTTCATCGTCTATATGAATTGAAGCTATTTCCGGGTCATTATTGAAACTGAAATAAAATTTAGAATACCATTTAAGTTTGTTTTCATCGTTACAGATTCTGATGTTATTAAAGTTTATTTCTTCAATAATATAAGACTTTCTCTTGGTGAGTTGATCGTGATACACTCCAATATTATTGCAGTAAATTGTATCTTTTACTTTCATGGAATCCGTCAGTTGAATTTACTTTAAACTCAATAAAGCCAATCTATATCCATCCATCCCAAATCCTGATAAAACCGCATCTGTACAAGCTGCTGTTACCGATTTCTGTCTGAATTCTTCTCTTTTGTAGATGTTGCTGATGTGAACTTCTACTTTCTGCTTTTGAATGTTTTTTAAGCAATCGGCGATGGCATAAGAATAATGAGTAAATGCACCGGGATTGATGACTATTGCATCAAAATCATCCTGCTGAAGCCTGTTGATGATTTCCCCTTCAATATTTGACTGATAATATTTTAATTCATGAGAAAGAAACTCGGATTTTAAACTTTCCAAATAGGCTTCCATGGAAACTGTACCATAGATCTCGGGTTCTCTGGTACCTAAAAGATTAAGGTTAGGCCCGTTTATAACTAAAACTTTCATAAAAAAGAATTTATCCAAAGATAAATATTTTCTAGGCATTATGAGTAGGGTCTATTTTTAGATTTTGCTGGATATATTCTGACGGAGTAATCCCTTCAATTTGTTTAAACACCCTGTTGAATGTTGATTGATTTGAAAAACCGGCTTCAGTATATATATACATTAAAGTGGCTTTTTGAAAGTTAACCTCAGTAAAGAGCTTTTTCACATACTTAATTCTATAGGTATTAAGGTAGGCGTTAAAATTCTGATGCTTTTTAAACCGGATGGCTTTCGAAATATATGAGCTGTTGACCTGTAAAATAACACTTAAGCTGGAAAGATTGAATTTTTCATCTTTGAATAACATCTTTTCATTCATGATACTTTCTATCCTTTCATATAGTTTTTCCAGGCTTTCAATATCTATCTTCACTTCTGGTATGGCTTTGATTTTTTTTGCTTTTCTGTCAGCCTGGAGTTGTGTTTTCTGACTGTTTATTTTGTCTTTATAATAAATCAGTAATGTTATTACCAATATGTTTGAAATAAATAAAATTATTTCAAGAAATATTTCATCTTCATGCGTATGTTTTGAAAAATTAAAACTGAAAGTGTTGGCAATAATAACCGAAATTACAATGATTAGTAAAGTATAGCCGGTTAACAGGAGCATAGTTTTTTTGGGAAAGAATATAAAAGCCGCCAGAGGTAAGGGTAATAACCAGGAAATACTTGCTGCCGAATTTTCCCAGAATTCCAAAATTAGATAGATATTATAGATTGGGGCCAATATTAAATATATTTTGGCATTGAAATCCGGTGAGTTTTTTTTTCTTACAAGCAAATATGTTACATTTAGTACTAGTATTCCTGCCAATACATACCATGACATTATTGCATCGTAAATATAAAATCTGAAAATAATAAAATAGATTACTGAAACACAAAACATAAGAATTAAATAATTATCTATTAATTCCAGCTTAATCTTTTCTATTGGGTCTATCTGCTCCTTTTTTTTATCAACTGTCGTCTTCATTGTGAATTTTATTATGGTACTTTTTAATGAAAATCAAAAAAAGTATTATGTAATATGTTGGTTTTTAGTCGCTTATTATATGTAAGTGATTTCCTACAATTCATTGATGTGCCGTTCTTTTTATCTTACTTTTAATAATAGCTTTGGCAAAAGAATTTTCTGGCTGTTGGATTTTAACAATTTTATTTATTCTGTTTAAAATCTGACCCGAAATTTAGGGATAATGTTTTTAATTGTGGGATTTATTATTAAAATGCTATCATTATGTATGTTGTATTAATATTATTGTTATTAAATATGTAAATACATTTATATTTTTCTTTTAATATTCAAGTGTGATGTATGATGAAAAAGAACCTTGTTATTTATCACTTCATATTTGAATGTTTTATCCCTATAGGGACATGTAAAAGTCTGCGCATCCCAAAATATATATTTCTACAGTAGACAATCCCAACTAATAAGTTTGAATTGTTTTAAAATTTTGAAAAAGAGCTAGGTTAGTTATCAGGTTTTTATTACTAGCTAATGACAATCAATACTCTTTGTTGTTTGATATTGATTACTGCTGTAGTATCTGATATATAATTATTTAAATAAGTATGAATAAGTTTTAGTATACATATTAATAGTGATTAAATTTTTTAAATAAGAAAAAATCATGAAAAAAAGACTGAACATAATTATTAATCTTGATATAAATTAAAAAAAATGAATTTTGATATTGAAAATATTCATGTAGGTAGAAGTATTCAGGAAAGGGTAACTGAATTGAATATTTCCAGAACCCGTATTTGTAATTTCATGAGTTCCACAGATGATGAAATCTCTAAAATGTATGAACGGGAAAGTTTGGATAGTGAAATTCTTCTTAAGTGGAGTAAACTTTTGGAATATGATTTCTTCAGAATCTATACCCAGCACCTGTTTGTATCAGGAGTTCAGAACAGGGCATCCGCTAGTATTTCTAAGATTCAGGAGTCCTCCCTTCCTCAATTCAGGAAAATGATATATGATAAAGAGGTGATTGAGTTTATTTTGGAGCTGATTGATGCCGGTAAAAAAACGAAGGCTGAGATTATGAAGGAATATAGAATTCCCAAGGCCACACTTTATCAATGGATAAGAAGATATAAGAAAATCGAATGTTAATATAAGATGATTCTAAAAACACAAAAGAATATTAATAAAAAAACTTCAAAAAATGACAAATATGGCAAAAATAATTTTTTTGATGAATACCGTTTTATATACGTCATTGATGTTTGGGCAAGTAGGAATCAATACAACATCCCCTAGTGAAACATTGATGTAAATGGTACTACAAGAGTAAGAGATCTTCCTTTAAATGGCAAGACCAATGCTGTTTATACAAAGACTGACGGTACTAAATCCACAGCAAAAGATCAAACTTTTTCAGCGACCAAGACATTGGTTGTTGATAATAATGGCGTATTAGGATATGTTAGTGGGCTTCCGCAGGTTTCAGGAGGTTCAATACTTAATATTGGCGAAACTATTACGGGAATATATTCTGTGCCTAATGCTACCGCAACAGTAGGAAAGGCAATTTTAGATTAGGTGCTTATGTGGCTGCTAATGTTCTCCCATCTCTTCCGGTCATGGACGGAGTTCAGGTGGATCTCTTAGGAATTGATACTAATTATTACACCCCGATAATAGAAAATACAGCTGCTTTCGTACAATTGGTTAGTTATCAGACGTTTGCTGCTCAGGTGAACGAAAACAGGACACTCTTGAATTTTTCACTTTCCCCATGTCCTTTTCTGCCTACAACATTCACTAGCAACTTTATGGATGGGAATAATGCTGCCGGATGGCGTGGTGTTGACAGTAATAATGAAGTATTTTGGAATACTGCTAATGCAGAAGTAGAAACGACAAACTTACAAGTACAGGTAAATGCGACTACGTACAGGTGGTACGAGCTTAAGTGGTGGTGTATGGATATTTCAGGCAATAAAAAAATATTCTTATCAGTTAGACGTGCTGGTTAATGAAGTGTCATTTACAATTAAAAGTTAATAGCTTTTCTGCTCTTAACTTATAAATAGAAGCTAATGTAATAAATTTTTGTTTTTTTTCTCCCGAAGTATACAACCACAATATCTGAAGAAAAATAAATGAATGATATTGCTCTTATATAAAAATTATTATTGGTATGTAATACAAATAATAATCTTACAACTTGCCATACATCGTGTAAGTGATAAGATAAAGCTCTGGCTCTGGTTGAAAGTGAAAAAATGTTTTTATTACTTTGGACAATAGTCATAATGTGTTCATTCTGTTATCAAAATGGATATTATTGTGAAAACCTTGAGTGCTAATAATAGATTAAAATGTATATAGTGAAAAAGACAGTCTTTCAGCTATCTTTTTTAATTCCGGATTTTAGAAAATTACCAATATGTTTAGGTGATGTCTGATTTGTATCTCAAAATATATATTTTATGATGTAATTGATAGATATCTACTATTTCCGGTGATTTATTATAGTGCTAAATTTGGAGTAATATATTTCTAAAAGAAATATACAAAATTTAGTATTCATTCAGCTTGCAGATCAATTTGGTGAAATTCTTGAGGGAAGAGTTTTTTCAGTGATTGTATGCAAGCCGTTTTTTTAGATTTGATTTGAATGGCACAAGAGTGCCATTTTCTTATTTTTATCAATTGTATTATATTTAATGATATTTGTCATGTTTGAAGAATTGATAATCGATTCAACTCCCTGTTTTAAGAGCTTTTAATGAAATTTTATGTTAATTTTTGAAAATTTATCATGAAAAACAATAAGTCTACTTGTTTTGTAGACTAAAAGTTTATAGCTTTGCAACCATATTTCGATCGGCTTATAAAGAAAGATGGAGGGAACTGACCCTATGAAATCTTAACAACCTGCTTCGTGTAAGGTGTTACATTCAGCCTTTAAAGGAAAAATAAGCATTTGGTTTATCGTATTTATCGATGCCCTTTGCTGACTTTTCTGCAAAGGGTTAATTTTTAATATATGATAAATAAAATTAATTATGGTTAATAAAAATTTAATTAATTCTAAGGTTTGGATTCCATCAGTTGCTGCGTTTTTCTTGGGAATGATCAGTGTAAGTGGACAAAATTCCAAGCCAAAAAAAGATACACTTAAGGAAAAAGAAATTGATGAAGTGGTAGTTGTTGCCTATGGTAAGGCTAAAAGAAACAGCTATACCGGTTCTGTAGCTACTGTTTCAGGTGATAAGATCAATAACAGACCTGTAACCAATATTACAAAAGCATTGGAAGGGCAGGTAGCCGGGGTTCAAACTACAGGTTCTTCGGGGCAGCCGGGATCGTTGTCTACCATCCGAATTCGAGGAATTGGTTCAGTAAGTGCTTCCAGTGATCCTTTATTTGTGGTTGATGGAATTCCTTTTGATGGAAATATAAACTCAATAAGTCCTAATGATATTGAATCTATCAGTGTTTTGAAAGATGCTACGGCAAGTGCGCTGTATGGTTCAAGAGGAGCGAATGGGATTATTATCATCACCACGAAATCCGGTAAAAAAGGAGAGGCGAAAGTAAACCTTAATATCAGTCAGGGATTCTCAGACAGAGCTGTAAAAGATTACGAACAGGTTAGCACGGACCAATATTTTCAATTGTATTGGGAAGCGATGAGAAATGGCTATCAATCTGATAAAGTGACTGCAC containing:
- a CDS encoding helix-turn-helix domain-containing protein → MNFDIENIHVGRSIQERVTELNISRTRICNFMSSTDDEISKMYERESLDSEILLKWSKLLEYDFFRIYTQHLFVSGVQNRASASISKIQESSLPQFRKMIYDKEVIEFILELIDAGKKTKAEIMKEYRIPKATLYQWIRRYKKIEC
- a CDS encoding helix-turn-helix domain-containing protein, encoding MKTTVDKKKEQIDPIEKIKLELIDNYLILMFCVSVIYFIIFRFYIYDAIMSWYVLAGILVLNVTYLLVRKKNSPDFNAKIYLILAPIYNIYLILEFWENSAASISWLLPLPLAAFIFFPKKTMLLLTGYTLLIIVISVIIANTFSFNFSKHTHEDEIFLEIILFISNILVITLLIYYKDKINSQKTQLQADRKAKKIKAIPEVKIDIESLEKLYERIESIMNEKMLFKDEKFNLSSLSVILQVNSSYISKAIRFKKHQNFNAYLNTYRIKYVKKLFTEVNFQKATLMYIYTEAGFSNQSTFNRVFKQIEGITPSEYIQQNLKIDPTHNA
- a CDS encoding type II 3-dehydroquinate dehydratase, with the translated sequence MKVLVINGPNLNLLGTREPEIYGTVSMEAYLESLKSEFLSHELKYYQSNIEGEIINRLQQDDFDAIVINPGAFTHYSYAIADCLKNIQKQKVEVHISNIYKREEFRQKSVTAACTDAVLSGFGMDGYRLALLSLK